A single window of Aythya fuligula isolate bAytFul2 chromosome Z, bAytFul2.pri, whole genome shotgun sequence DNA harbors:
- the MTX3 gene encoding metaxin-3 isoform X2: MAAPMELSCWGGDWGLPSLHPESLTVMAYAKFSGAPLTVNTINNSWRTPKGDVPVLISEDIVISQPAKILNFLRKQKYNADYELSAKQGADTLAYIALLEEKLLPALLHTFWVEAENYCSVTKPWFASRIPFPLSLYLPGKMSREALNRILLTKGGPPLYSLSEVEAQIYRDAKECLNLLSKRLGTSQFFFGNTPTTLDAFVFGFLAPVYKVCFPRVQLQEHLKQLPNLCRFCDDILTCYFRLTVSGHSPSGQDTADANLQKLTQLVNKESNLIEKIRLSLFLCRWMTTFVRVHSTPLES, encoded by the exons GCTTATGCTAAATTTTCTGGTGCTCCTCTGACAGTGAATACTATAAATAACTCTTGGAGAACTCCAAAAG GAGATGTACCAGTCCTGATATCAGAAGACATTGTTATTTCCCAGCCAGCAAAAATACTAAACTTCTTAAGGAAGCAG aAATACAATGCTGATTATGAATTGTCTGCAAAACAAGGAGCTGACACACTGGCTTATATTGCACTACTTGAAGAGAAACTGCTTCCTGCTCTG CTGCACACATTTTGGGTTGAGGCTGAAAATTACTGCAGCGTAACAAAGCCATGGTTTGCCTCGAGGATTCCCTTCCCACTGAGTTTGTATCTGCCTGGAAAGATGTCCAGGGAAGCTCTTAACAGGATCTTGCTGACCAAGGGGGGACCTCCACTGTACAGTCTCTCTGAAGTGGAAGCACAG ATATACAGGGATGCCAAGGAATGCCTAAATCTCCTGTCTAAGAGGTTGGGAACatctcagtttttctttggaaatac GCCTACAACCCTGGATGCCTTTGTATTTGGTTTTCTTGCACCAGTTTATAAAGTGTGCTTCCCCAGAGTACAATTACAAGAACATTTGAAACAGCTTCCCAACCTGTGTCGGTTCTGTGATGATATTTTAACTTGCTACTTTAGGTTAACTGTCTCAg GCCATTCTCCATCTGGACAGGATACCGCAGATGCTAATCTGCAGAAACTCACACAGCTTGTAAATAAGGAATCCAACTTGATTGAAAAG ATCCGGCTCTCATTATTTCTCTGCAGATGGATGACAACCTTCGTAAGAGTCCACAGCACCCCCCTCGAAAGCTAA
- the MTX3 gene encoding metaxin-3 isoform X1, which translates to MAAPMELSCWGGDWGLPSLHPESLTVMAYAKFSGAPLTVNTINNSWRTPKGDVPVLISEDIVISQPAKILNFLRKQKYNADYELSAKQGADTLAYIALLEEKLLPALLHTFWVEAENYCSVTKPWFASRIPFPLSLYLPGKMSREALNRILLTKGGPPLYSLSEVEAQIYRDAKECLNLLSKRLGTSQFFFGNTPTTLDAFVFGFLAPVYKVCFPRVQLQEHLKQLPNLCRFCDDILTCYFRLTVSGHSPSGQDTADANLQKLTQLVNKESNLIEKMDDNLRKSPQHPPRKLTTLKLAAGGEESPLNRLSP; encoded by the exons GCTTATGCTAAATTTTCTGGTGCTCCTCTGACAGTGAATACTATAAATAACTCTTGGAGAACTCCAAAAG GAGATGTACCAGTCCTGATATCAGAAGACATTGTTATTTCCCAGCCAGCAAAAATACTAAACTTCTTAAGGAAGCAG aAATACAATGCTGATTATGAATTGTCTGCAAAACAAGGAGCTGACACACTGGCTTATATTGCACTACTTGAAGAGAAACTGCTTCCTGCTCTG CTGCACACATTTTGGGTTGAGGCTGAAAATTACTGCAGCGTAACAAAGCCATGGTTTGCCTCGAGGATTCCCTTCCCACTGAGTTTGTATCTGCCTGGAAAGATGTCCAGGGAAGCTCTTAACAGGATCTTGCTGACCAAGGGGGGACCTCCACTGTACAGTCTCTCTGAAGTGGAAGCACAG ATATACAGGGATGCCAAGGAATGCCTAAATCTCCTGTCTAAGAGGTTGGGAACatctcagtttttctttggaaatac GCCTACAACCCTGGATGCCTTTGTATTTGGTTTTCTTGCACCAGTTTATAAAGTGTGCTTCCCCAGAGTACAATTACAAGAACATTTGAAACAGCTTCCCAACCTGTGTCGGTTCTGTGATGATATTTTAACTTGCTACTTTAGGTTAACTGTCTCAg GCCATTCTCCATCTGGACAGGATACCGCAGATGCTAATCTGCAGAAACTCACACAGCTTGTAAATAAGGAATCCAACTTGATTGAAAAG ATGGATGACAACCTTCGTAAGAGTCCACAGCACCCCCCTCGAAAGCTAACAACACTGAAGCTTGCTGCAGGTGGAGAAGAAAGTCCATTGAATCGTTTGTCACCTTGA